The sequence ctcttgctgttctggcttctgggatagctgcgcagcctgcatttgctccataagacgcacacacatttccccttactttttaaggaggaaaaaagtgagttttatagagcaaaaaatatggtaaattgcAGCACATGGcgactcagtggcgtagcatggggggtgcagggggggccggccgcaccgggtgcaacatctgggggttagggttagggggcgcaaatccacaggttagggggcgcaaatccacgggttaggggtcacaaattacttgccttgcctcgggtgctgacaacccatgctacgccactgtggcGACTCACCCTAGCATTGCAGAAGCAGTCACATTGCACAGCCAAGGAAATCAATGGCAGCAAACTATTATGGGATGGAGGAGCTGGCCTGGTCAGAAAGCTCCAAGTGGGTAGTTTGTGGACCACAAACTAGGAGCAAGTTTCTACGGGAAATTATCCTGCAGAATAGCCAGTAGATCCTGCAGTACCCTGTGTGATTGTCAGCCGAGTTGGTTTCACTATCCTACAGATGCGCTTACCTGTTCTGTCCTTTTCAGCACAGATTTGACCACCGGGGATGAGAAGTAGCTGGCCGCGTGGATGTCCAGCTGAGCATTATAAGGCGGCAAGGCAGACCACAGCCTGGGCAGGAGGTTGGTGTAGCTGCTTGCTATAGTGTCTACGGCCACACCATCCAGGATGAACTCCTTTTGCCTTTGCAGGCATCTTCGTGTGACGCAAGTCATGTTTTGTCCGAGGCAAGAGAAAAAGCCACTGGTCGCTATTCCCAGCTGTACCGCTTTCCCTGTCGCCTCCCCAGCAACTTTCACTATTTCCTGACCACACAATCAGTGTCACTGTGATGCTATCAGCATAGACAATTGCCCCCTAACAACCAAGAGGTTGCCAACAGGTTGTTAGGCTGGAGATGACTCATCTCAGGCATGGGATGTCTtgatcaatgggggggggggaataatgctTTCCAGTGGAACAGaagatagttggaagggacccatcaAACCCTCTGCAATTCAGAAATTCTGCCTCAAGCCTTCCCTGGGtggacttgaaccaccaaccttctggttaacaaccagatgcactgacccaatGCACATAAATGTCTTGTTTTAAATCCTCTTATTTCATGAATGAACCAACCCTCAAAAATGGGCCACGGGAGTTGGAATTTCTCGAATAGAATACGTAATAAAAATCTTTTAACAAAAACGCTAAAGATctcaagtgccgtatttttcgctctataagacgcaccagaccacaagatgcacctagtttttggaggaggaaaacaagaaaaaaaatattctgaatctcagaagccagaacagcaagagggatcgctgcgcagcgaaagtagtaatccctcttgctgttctggcttctgggatagctgcgcagcctgcattcgctccataagacgcacacacatttccccttactttttaggaggggaaaagtgtgtcttatagagcaaaaaatacggtagtatttCTATGCCGTGAAAAAAAATAGTCTTTTCCGCTCTATTTCTTAGTTGCTTCTTTCTTCAGCTGGGAGCCATATGCATGCACAGCAAGGTACATAGATATATTTTTAAGGAcatcacataccgtattttttgcaccataacactcacttttttcctcctagaaagtaaggggaaatgtctgtgcgcgTTATGGAGCggatgcctgcgggtggcggggggggatctgctgcagtcgtgagcagaggatccatggttccccttccttccctcctccgtggttacaaagcatggatccacatggatcctcaggatttttgcattgggctactccaaagtcactgtcagatcacatgtctgtggccacagcatgaaccacaaaaatcatatatccactatttcatttagaatatttttttcttgttttcctcctctaaaaactacgtgcgcgttatggtctggtgcgtgttatagagcgaaaaatacggtatatacttgGGAGAACTCAAAGGTAGACTAGACATCACATTCTGAGCTCAGCAATTGACCCTGCCATATTTGCGCTGGAGTTCAACATGGCACTCGTGGGCATGATGCCCTCAGACACCTCCCAAGGTCCCGTCCCTTCAAATTTCATACACTTCCCCTAAAATAGGCTTTTTTCTTGTGGGTGCTATCTGCTAGTGATATATGCTTATTACcagtgatgttttaatgtatttttaatctctgttgtaagccacccggaggaagaactgaagggagactccatcaggcaaggcctcctttcacctgccttgccccaccctttagtttctgcttctcaatttgtattattttatgtactgtggcttgctgttttattgattatagattagaaattatttattgtaactgttgagtggatttgtgtttaatttttatatgttgatattgttttgtaaggtccatatagttaaagctatggttttcccagtagtgatgtatggaagtgagagctggaccataaagaaggctgatcgccgaagaatggatgcttttgaattatggtgctggaggagactcttgagagtcccatggactgcaagaagatcaaacctctccattctgaaggaaatcagccctgagtgctcactggaaggacagatcctgaagctgaggctccaatactttggccacctaatgagaagagaagactccctggaaaagaccctgatgttgggaaagatggagggcccaaagagaaggggacgacagaggacgagatggttggacagtgttctcgaagctaccagcatgagtttgaccaaactgtgggaggcagtggaagacaggagtacgtgctctggtccatggggtcacgaagagttggatacgactaaacaacataaaCAACATTGTTTTGTACTATCTAataattgttgaatgttactttttgatgtagattgcttaaagttttgttttatcacgtttttgtattgcattagattgttgtaAGTTGTACATTTTCTGTTTCTTCAGCtcgtaaaccgccttgagtattgtaagctagaaagacagtatacaaataaaaaagatgatgatgatgaaaccgagccagatgggcggggtacaaataataaattattattattagaagtttggatttgatatcccgcctttcactccctttaaggagtctcaaagcggctaacattctcctttcccttcctccccgacaacaaacactctgtgaagtgagtgaggctgagagacttcaaagaagtgtgactggctcaaggtcacccagcagctgcatgtggaggagtggagatgcgaacccggttccccagattacgaaactaccactcttaaccactacaccacactggctctcattattattatcatcatcatcattattattattattagcctgttGGTGGGAGGTTGATCATTGTGCTATTCTTGCGAAACTGGTATTTTGCAGCGCCCAGCAGAGTTCTTCAAATTCCTAAATGCGCTCCTTAGTCCGACAGGTTTGGCGATCCCTGACATACAGAAATAAAAGTAGAGAATTCTGATATTCTCCCGTGGCTGCACTGAACAAAATTCTTATTGCAAAGGACCTACTCCCAACAGGGTGTTAAGGAGTACATTAAAAAGTACACACCCCACTAAATAATCACTACAGGATTCTCTAGCGCAGGCTtccacaaactcggccctccatatgtttttggcctgcaactcccttgatccctagctagcaggaccagtggtcagggatgatgggaattgtagtctcaaaacatctggagggccgagtttaaggaagcctgatctagaggtttgccattatttattttacagcttaaaattattttaactttttttttttgcccagagTTAAAATAGGACAGTGCAAGCATTAAAAAACCCTACCCAAGTCTCTATCCCATACCGATTAAAAGTTAAAACTTGAAATACTTTCGGCAACACCTTTGGAACTTCAAAGTTCAAAATATTTTAATTCTACTATCCTTGCTCAGGGACTGATACAGGTATAACTGCATAATTAACATGAATGGTTAGGTTCTCAACTTTTTAAACAGTAATAAATAGTACAGAAAGATGTTCCAAAAGATCACAGACAAGATGCAGAAGAGCACTGGGTACGATACAGACTGGTGTTAATGCCAAAGGCCAACCAGAAATGACACTTGCGCAAGCTGGGAAATCACCGTAGAGTATGCTTATTCAACTGGTTCCACATACCCGTAACTGGATCACAGGATGACTTACAGATGAGCTAACCTTCCTGCACACTTGTTGCTGAAAGCAGATCCCGAGTCTCAGAAGACTGATATTAAGGCTCTAAGGTCTAGGACACAATCCCAAATCCTAGTGTTTTCTGGCAGACAGATGAATTGGAATAAAGTTGCAGGAAAGCATTAATTTCACTGAACTGGGAACACATAGCAGGAAAGTTAAAACAAAATATCCAAGAGGGATTACCCCTGTTACTGGACAAGTGAAAGGCCAACAGTTGAAAAGCTGTCCTTGTGAAGCTTTcagattatttattgcatttacaccaGGGAACACAAGGCACATATAGGGGCACCCCATTTTATCCCACCAACCCTATGAGATAAGATTGGGCTGGGAGAGTGATTGACCCAAGCTTTTCTGCTGTCTTCAGGAGCCAATAAGCCAACTCACTCAAACACCTTACATAAATTGTGAATTTGCTACAAGTCAACGAGTTTGGTACAACCACTTTTTTTATTGGACTTTTACAAGACAGGTTTATGCAATGCTGCCAGCGTTGGAGGCGATCCTGGGCCACAGATCTGCACATTCCTTGGCTACGGGGCCTGTGATAGCAGAGCCTGGAGGGGGCAAAAATTGTAAAAACAACCATTAAGCACTGGCAAAGGAATTCCTATGAAACATATTTACTGAATTTGTATTTAATAAATGAGTCTTGGGAAGAAGTCATTAACACACTGGAATGGCAGCTTCAGCTGCAAAGCCAAACCTGAAGCAATCAATTCACAATAAGGTCGACTCACAATTTGTACTCTTTTTACTTGCACAATTGCAGCTTTACGGCCGGCCAGCTACAATCGCACAAACTAAACGCATGCAAGggggagagcttaaaagctctttccatgctGGGTTTTCTcagtgcagaaagagcttttaagcactTCCTCCGCCTTGCTTACTAGGCCCTGGGATTTTGGTTTTGCCAAGGCTGTGGGCCTTCCAGAGACAGCTAAGCAAGGCCCACTGGCTTCAGAAATGTAGGGATGGTCACATGGGAGCAGTTCTGGGCTTGTTCTGATTATATGCAATTTCAGCTTCATGTGCAACCCCCCAGAACGAAACCCTTGCTCCATGCAAGTTGCAAGCCTACcgtggcttttggggggggggggacgagatGGGACTCGTTTTGCTTCCTACCCCAAGTCAGCAACCATACCTTTCATTTCCCCTTTGTTGTTTACTATGACCCCCGCATTGTCTTCAAAGTACAAAAACACCCCGTCTTTTCTCCTATACGATTTCCGTTGACGAATCACAACTGCCGGATGCActgcagaaaggaagagaaattcAGTACAAGCTGCCGAATAAAAAATACGCAGCACAGGTACACCACAACCCTTGGGCTTAATCTCATAGGTAATATGCACCCTCTTAAACATCAATTTCCTTAGGGTTCTATAGTTGATAGTATATGTGTATGGATTATATAGGCTTAAGCCTACCATTTAATTCAACGGAAATAAGATGTACATAGGTTTCGGTGGATCTAGCCTTGGCTCTGAAGCAGGATTTCTAATGGACAGGACATCAATGCCCAGCATATTATTTAAACTACAGGACACAATTCACCTTTTCTAGGAGCAAAATGTTTTTTTGAGTGCAGCATACATTTGGCTCTGGGCATAGCATCCAACACTAACATGAGGATCCACCTGCCCTCTGGgagactaacacacacacacacacacacacacaaatatatatatatgcgcaaatAATTGTGCATTGCATGACCACACATTATGCTCCTAGATACTATTGAAGGACCTACTTAGCTGGAAACAAATCTGCTTAATTGTGAATAACAGCCAATTTATACGCATCCTGAAAACATATGAATTAGAACATAATTTAGGTCAAATATTTTCCATGCTTTTAAAACGACTGCATTCCATCTCTCATCCACACAATTAAGGTCACAACACTCTTCTCCCTTATGATCAGCTGTTTTCTCACTACCCGAAGTCCCAATGCAATTAACACAGTAAGGGGGCTTCAAATCCACGAATCTAGCTTCCTCCATCACTCACCTTTCTTCCTGAGTTCTGGTTTGCCTTTCTTGACAGTAGCCATTACCATGTCTCCCACGCCAGCAGCTGGCAGCCTATTCAGGCGCCCCTTAATCCCTTTCACAGAGATGATGTATAGATTTTTGGCccctgcaaaggaaacagaatcaccatcatcattctaTTCACCCCGGAGCAAAGGTCAAAGAGACTTTCTCTTCAAGTATATGTGACACAACTGATTGAAGCAAAGCAGCACAAGCTGTCACCTCACCCAAAAGTTGTGCTATTGCTGTACCCTTCTACGACAACTCCCTGGGCCACAGGAAAGCAGACCCAACAAGTGCTTTTCAGAAGGGAAAACCTGCTGCTTCTGCCCAGTTACATTTTCAATGAGCACTGCTGTTTAAGAGTCGGAACTGAATAAAGGCCGCTCCTTCTCACAAATTCAGAATGGAAAGAGATCAAGGCAAAGGAATTCACTTttacccctctctctccccagctAGGATCAAGAATCCACACTTCACCCTTCGTGGAACCCACGCCATGATATGCCACCATTCTGACTGAACAAAAAGCCAGCCAACATCTACACCAACCTAAGAagaatagattcaggtaggtagctgtgttggtctgatgcagtcgaaatatacCGCATCCGTATCTTTTGCTAAAAAGGGgagatgtctgtgcgtcttatggagcaaatatgTTTCCGGCCCCTGcctcttgcccaggcctccattgttgaatgttctgcagacggaggccgtttgtttccccagtgacatgtgactggctgattagattatcagTCTGGAAACcgtagaaacggctccctttcctttcctaaagaagctgcaggactgtgagttgaaccccataaaaacgggattttttccctttgcaaagtaagctcaacaactttgagctgatcctcaaaaaaccggggcttttcccctttgcaaaagaagctgtgcaactttgagctgatcctcaaaaaaaacagggctttccccctttcctcctctaaaaactaggtgcgtcttatggagcgaaaaatacagtatataaaaaattgcccagtagcaccttagagaccaattaagtttgttcttggtataagctttcgtgtgcatgcacacttcttcagataagaaGAATAGTAAGTTGCATGCTGATAAATGCACCTTAGGGAAGCTTCTTCCAACTGCCTCCACCCCCTTCTGCCCTGATGCTTGCAACCCAAAATTCGAAGGTAAGCTAGTGCTTAGGTTGGCTGATGCTAGCAGTTGGACCTCTCCTTTCCAGGGTGAAGAAACTGAAATCTTGGCTCAACTAACTCAGTATTTGTCTACAATGACTGTCAGCAGTTCTtctaaaacaagaaacaaaacttCAGCACCTCAGCTTTTCTCGTAATACAGCTTAAAGAAGAACAAGTGGGGTgtactacattattattatttcaactacAACATACCAGTGTTGTCTGCGCAGTTTATAACAGCTCCCACAGGGAGACCAAGGGAGATGCGAAATTTCGCACCAGACGAACCACCACGTCCTATTATGGAGACAGGGATGAAAGACATACAGTTAGCCCAAGACCCACACAATGTCTACCACTTTTTAAGGTTTGTTTCGCTTCTCCCAAAACAGTGAAGGGTTTTCTGCACACTCAAGCCCCTTTTCTATGCAAAACCACTCTTTCATCACCACTGCCATTACCAACCGCTATCTTGTTCAGCTCCAATAAACTGTACCGGTCTATTAAGATGAAGTAAACGACGAGTTTTAAAGAGTAAACCTAAGCAGTTTCATGCATGGCTACTTAAAACTTGATATTCAATTTTAATAGATGAAAACTCTCAGCTCTTCAAAacgaaagaaataaaagaaaacctaCTACATACATCACACTGCCCACCCTGTTCACCAGGTATGGGGAACCGGTGTTCTCCTCCAGATTTTGTGGGATAATCTCTGTCACTCCTGGCAATTTGCCACACTGGCTGAAGATGATCACCAGAGTCCAATAATGTTCCAAGGGCCACAAGTTTCCATACCTGATCCAGAAACTCTGGGGAGGCCCAACTACTATGTATTTTAACATGCAAGAAGCAAGATTAAGGCTTACAGCTCCTGGGTGATAAACATGACGGTACTGCatgcctcttctttctttctttaattatatatattatatatattaacaGCACCAACAATCGACACAGAATTGTAGCGCTGGaaaggatcctgagggtcataaAAGTccgccaatgcaggaatcttccacCCAATTAGCAGTTTGAACCCACAACTGCCTGGTTCCTTACAGAAAATAGGCCTTTGGGAGCTTACAATCTGAAATTCCACAGAAGGGAAAACAAAGGAAGGGGACTGGAGGTAGCGGTAAACAGGGgaagaattattttttaataaaaaactatTGTTTTAACTACGACAGagagggtgaaatggctgctaaGTGATGCTGTCAACTTTACAACTTATAAAGTTGCTCTTGCAACTAGGAAGATCAGGGCAAATAATTTAGATAAAAAAGCCATTAATTGTAGATCTGATTTACACAGTTCACACGAGAGTCTCCTCTATTTTATCTGTCCTTAAATCGAAGGTTTCTGTTAGATTTGGATGTGGTTTTATTCTATATTAAGCGTCTGCTGGTGTTTTGGATGGCTAGCACAACAGAAGCTGGATTTTTAAACTTaggctttaaaaaacaactataCATGCTTAagatcagggaagtttttaacgtgtgacatcttagtgtatttttggtctttgtggaagccggccagagtggctggggaaacccagccagatgggtggggtacaaataataaattattattattattattattattattgctacttctgtattattattatcattatcatcatcattacaggAAAATCCAGAGCAGGGCAGAAGACCAGGCGGCCTTATTCTGGGAAGAGGATATAGCACCCCACATACTAAAAGCGCTCTAGAAGTTGCGAATCCTGCCCAAGTCTTCCTCTTAGGCCTAAGGCAAAGTACACGTATTTTGAGTGCATGTCCTTCCTCTGCTACCCCATAACCCGTTTTTCTTaattctcctccagcagggacGTGTATATTTGCTCGCTAACTCTGTACAGCTTCAGGGCCGCGGATACGTCTCGGCACCCTCTCCTTAACAGCACGTCAGGATGCGGCTCAAGCCCCTGAACGCGTGTTCGCTGAGGATGCCAGCGGGGCCCTTAAGCAACACCTCTCTCCCACCCGACCCAACGCTTCCTTTGGATTTCCAGGGTCCCCTTCCCCCGCACCCCACGGTATTCCACGCGGAAATACCCAGCCCCCGTGGCAGCCAAGGCCCCCACGCGCGCAACCCGCCACCAGGCGTCTCCTTATCCCCACCGAGGCGCCGGGATGGAGGCGGATTCCGCGCCCCCCGCAGCCCCAGCTCAGTAAGCTAGGCCTCACCTCGCTTGGACATCTTGAGCGGCCGGcggaaaaaaatgaaaaggaagcgCAAGGCCTGCCGGGAGAGTTAGTAGTTTTCCCCCGGGAGGCGCCCGCGTCACGTGAGGCGGCGCCCCTCTCACGTGACGGCGGAGGCGGAAATCCAAAAGCGCCGGCCGCAGCGCCACCTAGGGACCCGCGCCTTTAACTGCAGCCGCTCTTCCCCTGCAAACCCGATCCTGTTTCTCCGCGTGGTTTTCTTGGAAGTAAGCGGATGCACCGCTGACTTCAATGGGCGCTGCTTCCGTGTAACCGAACAGAACCGTGCAGCCTTTAAAAAAGGGCTTGAACTGAAATGGAATGTTgttttgatggatggatggatgggtgggtggatggattgatggactgattgattgattgattgattgattttttttaataagatatttattgaaactttcaaaatgattgattgattgattgatggatggatTGTAGACCCAGGGCGGTTGTCGGGCTAGATGATCGACCCTACAAATCGACTACTCTTGTGGTTTCATAAATTATAATAAGTGATGTTAGTCGTTTTGCAAGCCGACGCCACCcgcgagcatgtgcagagtgactTCCCATCGTCGCCGAGGAACTGCGGTTCACCCCCAAATGTTCTGGAGCTGCCTAATTCCACGCTGTCCCGAGACTTTGGGACaacatatgaatgaatgaaagcagCTGATCGTCTCTCTGATCATCCGGATCATAATGTGGGAAGTGACCCGgcgcaggggtcatctagtccaacccccttcaatgcaggaatattttgcacgAGGCGGGATTCGAACCCATGACCTAGAGATTAAGACTCTCACGCTCTACCCCGTACTGATCGCAACTTGAAAGCAGCTCACTTATATCTGGGACTGGGGACTAAAGACTTCTCAGGAGGAGCCCGCCTTAAAccctttaatttatattttatataaattgatttttttatatataaatcatTTCTATGCCGTTTTCATTGCAACGCATCCCAAGGCGGCTAGAAACAAACAACACTATAATAGTGCATCGCAAGTACATTGATCATAAAATATAACCAGCAAATCaccactgaaataataataataatagtaataataataataataatttatttataccccgcccatcttgctgggtttccccagccactctgggcggcttccaacaaaacactaaaatataaaTAACCtgttaaacatgaaaagcttccctaaacagcatATATAAAGCGCAGCTAACAACCCAGCAATTGTTAAACATAAATAAAGCTtttacccttttttttaaaaaaaagtatcttaAATCGGAAATCAGTTGCTCCCCAATGAGTCACTAATTGTCTAAATCTGGGGAACGTAACCAGCTTTTGTTGTAACCGAATTAACGTTTAGCAGCAATTCTTTGACGTTTGGTGCACCGGTGCTTTGCACGCTCTGGCATTAGAGGGCGTTTCTCAGCTAAATCTCCATTAATCCCTTTTGGAAAGAAAGACACGATTTTCGAGTTTGGTTTCCTTACGTTGAAGTCCAGCATGTTGCCGGAAGAGGgggtatagctcagtggtagagcatttgactGCAGATCAagaggtccctggttcaaatccGGGTGCCCCCTGGAAGGACTTTTTGTTCTTTAGATTGCCAATTTTAAGAATTTGCAAGCGTAACGTTTAGGAATCGACTCAAAAGCTATGAGAAAAGCTTAGAAAACATGTCCATTTGAGCATGTCCAAGATCGCAATGCACTAACTGCGCCATATTATCAATTTTTGATTTCTTGGCTGAATTTACCCAGAATTACACTCAAGTTCATCAGCCACAGTCATAAATTAAAATTCTGGCCTCGTCGATCAACTAATTAATCCTTGCTCCCTTTGTTTCCATGCAACGCTCATTTTGTAAGCTGCGTCGTGGAAAGAAATCCACCATTATCACACCTGCTTGTTGTGCAGTCACTAAAAAATACCTTATCCTTGCCCTTTGGATGGGAGCAGAGTATTCGTATTgcttttatgtatgtatttatgtatatttttttactgaatttatatcccatcctataccaggaggtctcaaggcagttcacagaaaagatcaacataaaaaccacaaaatatataatcaaaataaaaataacaacccaataacatccccagacatattttaaaaagggcataggatgtcaatcagatcaagcaaaggcctggttaaaaaggaacatttttgcctggtgcctgaaggtgtataatgaaggcgtcaggccaacttccctggagagagcattccacagactggGACCTTAGGACAGCTCTTGAGAATCTTTTTACACCAGCAGGTCTTTGCAGCTGTTTAAACCGATTAACCAGCCACTTTAATGATTATTTGGATTCTTTTTAAAGGGTGTTTTATTTTTAGCTGTACattgccctgatattttatgatatgggAGTACAGAAATGCtttggattaaaaataaataaatcaatgcattatggcaggggtccccaaactaagaccTGAGTgctggataaggcccgagggactcgtttatccggctcGTGGCGACCGCCGCTGCccgctctttttaaaaaaaatatttttattagattttccacagtgataacacaaaccacaaagcaaaatgatacatgaaaacagaaaaaaacaccaaaaaacttaattcttcacaaatccaactttttaaacatcttggttaaCTTCCTCAAAtctctcccttctgagtttccttgtaattaaaagtaacagctttccaatatcattattaaactaaaacaatttccagttatagtccatcttattcacttttcttaacattctaaatcccatttatttaattataacttagtttaatcctaggcctatttgtttctttcaagtaatttctaattttttatattacaatatttattcaaatggtccttaaatttcccccaatcctcttctttctggacgcggattcttccagtcagggcagctagctccgaaaagtccatcatcttcatctgccaatcttccactgttggtagttcttgtgttttccaatttttagcaagtaaCATTCGGGtggccgttgtggcatacaaaaataatttaacatctttcttgagCACCGCCGCCCACTCTTACCGGCGCTgctctgcactgcactgcacgGCTGCCCAAATCCAGGTCAggagagcactggaaatagcttgtgcccatgcgcaagcgttatttgcgcatgcgttatttgcgcatgcacatgcgttatttccggtgcacatctgggttggaggaggcccatgcacatgcacacaagctatttctggtgctcctctgacctggaagtgcGCTGGAAGTAGTGTGTGCGCACGCATATGGGCAcacgctcccccgccctccgcACAATCGGCGCTGCAGACATCAGCCcaaggcgcggtaagtttgctgacccctgcgttaTGGGTTGTGTGTGCAAGGCTGAAGAAAGCACTTGCCTaagggcagtggaagacaggagtgcctggcttgctctggtccatgggatcacgaagagtcggacacgactaaacaactaaacaacaacaacaaacccaaacTCGCCGTTACCTTCAAATTTTCACCGCAGCTTCCAGCAGTGTGCTTGGAAGAAGCAGAATGAGATGCATTTAATTTGCATGCAACcgtaaggggtttttttttagcgAGGAAGTTCAGAAGGGGAAATACAGTACAGCAAATGCATTTACAATAAATTTTCATCAACAGATGTTATTTAACCGCAGAACTATGAGTTGTGTGACAGTTATAGAATTGTCATCACCCCCCACCATAATTTTGGGAATTTAACATGTACAGACAACATGTGCAGCCTCACGAAGGCCTGATATATGATGATTTTGCTGGGCTTCAGCTACCGTAGGCATggataatgtaataataataaaaaagaggcaTGATGGCAGTGATGACAACAGAACTGTGG comes from Podarcis raffonei isolate rPodRaf1 chromosome 13, rPodRaf1.pri, whole genome shotgun sequence and encodes:
- the RPL23 gene encoding 60S ribosomal protein L23, translated to MSKRGRGGSSGAKFRISLGLPVGAVINCADNTGAKNLYIISVKGIKGRLNRLPAAGVGDMVMATVKKGKPELRKKVHPAVVIRQRKSYRRKDGVFLYFEDNAGVIVNNKGEMKGSAITGPVAKECADLWPRIASNAGSIA